The sequence TTCGACAGCGCGAGCCCCACCGCCACCGTCGCGCACAGCCCCAGGAAGCCCGCGAGGTGGTTGGGGTTGCCGAACGGCGTCACCAGCGGCGGCCGCGCATGCACGTACGCGCGCAGCCCGAACAGCGTGTCCACGCCGAACAGCGCGTGTCCCAGCCCCACCGCCGCCACCGCCGCGCCCGTGAACACCAGCACCGCGAGCAGCCGCTGCCGCGACGCCCGCGCCCGGCACACCTGCACCGCCGCGACGAACGTCAGGAGATACGCCAGGTGCTTCGCCAGCTCACGCCACGTGGCCGAAGGCTCCAGCGACACCGGCCGCCAGTCCGTGAGCCCCAGCGGCACGAGCACGTCCTCGCGCAGCGCCGCGGCCTCCGGGCTCACCACGGCGAGCACGCCCGGCGGCAGCGGCACGAGCTGCAACAGGCACAGCACCACGCCGCCCACCAGCGGCGCGGCCAGGAGCGGCACGCGCGGAGTCTCACCCTGGCGCCGCGCCCCCACGAAGGCCAGCACCGCCGCGGCGCCGGACAGCACGCCCAGGGGCCACGACACCCAGCGCGCCGCGCCGCCGAGCGCCACGGGGCCCAGCACCAGCAGCGCCGCGAGCGCCACTTCCGCGAAGGCGGTGTACCGGGAGACGCGGTGGGAGCCAGGAGCCATGCGAGGCGCGGGAGTATGTCACGCTCCTCGCGGGCCTCTGCGGCCCGTCCCCTCGTGCAGGAGACGCGCCGCCTGGACGCCTCCTCCCCTGGCGCGGCGGGCCCGCGCCGTCGAATGAACGCGCCCCCCGGGACACCGCTTGCATCCGGGGACCCATCTGGCATCTTCGCCCGACCCCATGCGTCGCTTCCTGCTCACCGCCGCCGTCCTCTGCGCCTCCCTCTCCGGACTCACCGCGTGCAAGAGCAGTTGCCGCGAGCTGTCCGAGAAGCTCTGCGAGTGCGCCTTGAACTCGGTGGAGAAGCAGGCCTGCCAGCAGCGCGCCGCCGACGAGGAGGGCCGCGTGGAGCCCACCGCCGAGGACGAGATCGCCTGCGAGGCGAAGCTCGAGGGCTGCGACTGCCGCGCCATCGAGACCGAGGAAGGCAAGAAGGCCTGCGGCCTCGCCCGCTGAGCACCGTCCCCTGATGGACGGCGCCCGGCGAACCCGCTACGCGCCCGGGGCCACTCGCGCCGGAGCCGCCTGCGCGGACGTGCCATCCACCCACGGCTGGAGCCCGCGCTTCACCCGCGAGCGCCACGGCGTCTCCACCCACCGGTGCACCGCCACCGACGCGGGCACCAGCAACACCAGCAGCGCCGCCAGGAAGCGCGTGGGCGACGACAGGTCCACGAACCGCTCCATCCAGTGCACCCCCTCGCTGACGGGGTACTGGAGCAGGTACAGCGCGTAGCTGGCCCCGCCCAGGTGCACCAGCCACGGCCGCGCCAGCAACTGCCCCAGCGGACCGCCGCCGCGCGCCAGCCCGTACACCAGCAGCGCGGACGCGGGCGCCAAGAGCGCGTTGTGCATCAGCGGATACGGAATGGACGCGCCCTGCGAGAAGCCCGCGACCAGCAGCGCCGCGCCCGCCAGCGCCATCACCGCGCCGGAGCGCCGGGGCGCCGTCGCCGCCGCCCGCTCCCGCACGAAGACGAGCCCCAGCAGCACGCCCAGGAGGAACTCCGGCAGGCGCACCAGCGGGTTGAACTTCACCACCGCCAGCCACAGGCCGCCGAACGCCACGTCCAGCGTGCCCGGCCCGTCCGGCCGCAGCACCAGGTAGAGCACCGGCGGCAGCAGGCCCAGCATCCACACGCCCACCAGGGCCGCCGCCATGCGCGCGCCCCGGAAGCGCTCCAGCCGCCCGGCCAGCGCGGGGAACACGGCGTAGAAGAACGCCTCCACCGACACGGACCAGGACGGGGGGTTCCAGTACAGCGCCAGCTTCGGCACCCAGGACTGGAGCAGCATCAGCGTGGTGAGCCCCGCCGTGCCCAGCTTCGCCGCCGCCACCGGCAGCGAGTTCGCCGCCAGCGAGCCCTGCGCCGTGGACACCGCCGACAGCAGGAACATCAGGAGGAACACCGGATACACGCGCGCCACGCGCGCGCTCCAGAACGCCCGCGGCGCGGTCTGCATCCCGCCGGCCGTGTCCACGTAGTTGTACGCGAGCACGAAGCCGGACAGGAGGAAGAACACGCCCACGGACGCATAGCCGGAGGCCACCACCTGCACCATCCACTCCGGCGCCACGCCCTGGAGGCACGGGGTCCCGAAATGGAACAACACGACGTGCAGGGCCGCCAGGAAGCGCAGCCCCGTCAGTGCATCCAGCGAGCCTCCGGACTGCTGCTTCATCTACTTGCGACCGATGCCGAAGTACGTGAAGCCCAGCTCACGCATGCGCGCCGGCTGGAAGATGTTGCGGCCGTCGAAGACCACCGGCGTCTTCATCAGCTTCTTCATGCGGTCGAAGTCCGGGTGGCGGAACTCGTTCCACTCCGTCACCACGAACAGGCCGTCCACGCCTTCCAGCGCGTCGTACGGCAGCTCCGCGTAGCGGATGCGGTCGCCGAAGACGCGCTTGGACGCGTGCGCGGCCACCGGGTCATGGGCAATCACCGTCGCGCCCTTGCCGATGAGGCCCTCGATGACCTCGATGGACGGCGCCTCGCGCATGTCGTCCGTCTTCGGCTTGAACGCCAGGCCCCAGACGCCGAACTTCTTGCCCTCCAGCGACCCGTAGTGCTTCACGGCCTTGTTCACGAGCAGCTTCTTCTGACGCTCGTTGGTGCGCTCCACCGCGCGCAGCAGGTCCAGCTCCAGGCCGTACTCGCGCGCCGTGGTGACCAGCGCCTTCACGTCCTTGGGGAAGCAGGAGCCGCCGTAGCCCACGCCCGGGAAGAGGAACGGGTAGCCGATGCGCTTGTCCGCGCCCAGGCCCTTGCGCACGAAGTCCACGTCCGCGCCCACCTTCTCGCAGAGGGCGGAGATGTCGTTCATGAAGGAGATGCGCGTCGCGAGCATCGCGTTCGCCGCGTACTTCGTCAGCTCCGCGGAGCGCGTGTCCATGAACAGGATGGGGTTCTCCGTGCGCACGAACGGCGCGTAGAGCTCTCCCATGATCTTCCGGGCCCGCTCGGTGTCCGCGCCGATGACGACGCGGTCCGGCTTGAAGAAGTCGTCCAGCGCGGCGCCTTCCTTCAGGAACTCCGGGTTGGAGACGACGTCGAACTCCACGTTCGTCACCTTCGCGATGGCGTCGCGAACCTTGTCCGCGGTGCCCACCGGCACGGTGCTCTTGTCCACCACCACCGTGTACTGCTTCATCGCGCGGCCCACCGCCTGCGCCGCCGCGAGCACGTACTGGAGGTCGGCCTCGCCGCTCTCACCTTCCGGAGTACCCACGGCGATGAACACGGCCTGGGCGTTCGCCACGCCCTCCGCCAGGTTCGTGGTGAACGTGAGGCGCTGCTCCTTCACGTTCTTCTTGATGAGCTCCTCCAGACCCGGCTCGTAGATGGGAACCTGTCCATCCTGGAGCATGCGGATCTTCCGCTCGTCGATGTCCACGCACGCGACGTCGTTGCCCGAGTCAGCGAAGCAGGTGCCCGCGACGAGTCCGACGTAGCCCGATCCGATAATGGCAATGCGCATTCTTTAAGTGTCCTGGTTTCGACAGGTGGCGTCATGAACTCATACGCCGACCGGAGCACCGAAAGAAAGCCCGGGGGTGCAGGCCGCAGAGCGACCAGACAGGCTTATCGCCCCGTGAGGAGGCGCCGCAGTCTGTCCACACCCCGCAGGGCGGACGAACGTCCAGGGGTGCTCACCGGACCCACCACCCCCCTGTCCAGCAGCTCACGCGTCGCGCGGCGCAGCGGCGGGAAGGCGGCGGTGGCCTGGGCTTCCGCGTCCGGGAACAGGCGCGCCACGATGGCCAGCGACGTGTAGAGGGCGCGCTCCAGACCGAACGCCTCCGCGCGCGCCAGGAGCGCCGGGACGTCCATGGGGCGCGAGTACACGCCGCCCATCCAGGTGGCGCCGGTGACGAGCTCGCGCAGGTCCACGAACGACAGCCACGGCACGTCATACCCGTGGTGGGCGTGGTCCAGCGCGGTGAGCAACAGCGCGTCCTCCAGCTCCGGGCGGAAGACGGACTGGCCGTAGACCTTCATGGGTCTGGCGCGCTCGAAGATGCCGGCCAACTGCTCACGTCGGTCCGCGCCCAGCACGTCCGCGTAGAGGTGGATGGGGGTGCGGCCGTCGGACACGATGCGCGCCGCGCCCGTGTTGCCCGTGTCGGCTTCCGGGACGAACTCGTGGTTGGACAGGTAGCCGGCGAAGCCGTCCACGTCCATGCGGCGCACCAGCACCTGGATGTCCAGCACGGGCCGGAAGCCCACGTGCGGATAGAGCGCCTCCGCGAAGGCCGCGCCGCCCAGCAGCAGCAGCTTGCGCCCCTCCAGTTGATCCACGATGCGCTTGAAGTGGACCAGCTTCATGACGTTGTCGTTCACGGAGCCGGTGTAGATGGACATCAGCCGGTCGCGGGCCCACTCGGGCGCCTCGCCCCCGCCCATCCGGTACTCCAGGTTGTACGCCGCCAGCGGCGCCAGCCCCTGGGAGATGGCCCAGTCGACGTAGGCCTCCCAGGGCGCGCCCCGGAGCTTTCCGCGCGGGGGCTCGAAGGAGGACAGGACCCGGAAGGTGTCGAGGAGGCTGGGCGCCATGGTGCGGCACCTTTAATGGGCCGGGCCCGCCCGCCGCAATCACCGTCTTCCGGCAGGCGAGCGGACGGGCCTTGGCGCCCCTGGCTCCGCGCCGGTCCCCACAGGAGGCCGGAGCCCCCGCAGCCGCCGCAGCGCGTACCGCACCATGGGCCGGGCCCGGGGGGCCAGCGCCAGCTTCGCGGCGACCCAGGCCGGCTTGTTCTTCGCCAGCTCCGCCCCCACCAGCCGGGGCCCGGAGAACAGCCGCAGGGCCAGCGCGCGCTGCCACCGGGGCGGCGCCAGCGCCTTGAGCACCCACGCGGGCACCGGCGCGTCCAGCAGCCGGTGCGCGGCGTCCCACGCGTACCAGACCAGGTAGGGCAGCCCGGTCTGCCGCGCGCGCGTCACCACCCGGTCCCAGTCGAGCCTCGGGTGCGCCCGCGCCAGCAGCTTCAGGTCGAACAGCCACGCCAGCCGCTGGAGCAGGTGGTTGCTCGCGTGCAGGGACAGGTACACGGCCTCGTCCTCCGCGCACAGGTAGCGCACGGGGTGGCCGTCCAGCGTCGCGTCCTCCGCCCGCGCCACCAGCGCGTCGCCCTCCAGCGCCTGGCCGTAGCCCGCGAGCGCGCGGTAGTGCAGCTCCACCATGCCGTCGGGGCCGGTGAGCTCCACGTGGTGCGCGTCGTCCCGGTCCACGTCGCCGGCCTGCGTGGTGAGCCCCATCCCCTCCAGCGCGTGCACGGCGCACAGCATGCGGGCGCGCGGCACCAGCAGGTCCACGTCGTTCGTCGCGCGATGCAGCGGCTCCGGGTAGAGCCTGCGCGCCAGGCCATAGCCCTTGAGCAGCACCGGCGTCACGCCCAGCCCCGCCAGCGCCGCCAGGCTCCGCGACAGCAGCGAGCGCACGCGCATGCCCCGCGCCGCGCTCATCCGGGCCTCGCGCGAGAGCAGCGCAGCGGCGTCCGGCGTCAGCGTCCAGCCCGCCTTCGCGAGCGCGTGTTCGACGAAGCCGGCGAGCCCGTGGCGCACGGCGGCCTTCACCAGCGCGTCGCAGTCGCCCGCGTCCGAGGGGGCGGGCACGGACGGCGCTTCCGGCCAGGCCTGGAGCAGGGTCAGCAGGGCCGGAGCGGAGGTCATGGGCTCACCGCCGCATCGCGATGATGCGCTCGGGCGCCGCGGCCTCCAGCGCCACCAACTGCCCCACCCGCTCCGCCACCGCGTCCGCGACGACCTCCAGCGCCAGCTCCTCGTCCCGGTCGATGGCGGCCCGGCCGTCGCGCCAGACCAAACGCAGCGCTCCGAAGAGGTCCTCCGCCTCCTTCACGTCCAGGCGCACCTCCAGCGAGGTCTCGGTACCGGCGTCCTGCTGGGATTCGAAGACGACGCCTCCGCCCACGTCGTCATGCGGGCGGCGCAGGCGCAGCTCCAGCACGGACAGGCTCAGGCCCTGGGACAGGGGCCGCACGGCGTTCCACACCGCCTGGAACGAACCGGCCGCGCGCACCGCGGCGGTGACGGAGCGCACCAGCGAGCGCAGCTCCTGGTTGCGCTGGCGCGTCTGCTGGACCGCGCCCATGTGGCGCACGTCCAGGTAGCCCAGCTTGCGCATCAGCACCATGATGACCACGCCGACGCCGCTGAGCAGCAGCGCGCTCTGCGTGCTGTTGGCGAAGTGCAGCCCCAGCGCGGTGAGCATGAACAGCGTGCACAGCGCGTAGAGCACCAGCACGGTGGTGCGGTGCGACAGCAGGAAGCGGCTCATCAGCCGGTGGTGGATGTGCTCCTTGTCCGCGCTGAACAGCGGTCTGCCCAGCAGCGAGCGGCGCACCATGGCCAAGAGCGTGTCCATGATGGGCAGGCCCAGCGCCATCACCGGCACGAGCAGCGCCACCGCGGTGCCGCTCTTCGACGACGTCTTGATGGACACCGCCGCGAGCACGAAGCCCAGGAACATGCTGCCCGTGTCCCCCATGAAGATGGAGGCCGGGTTGAAGTTGAAGACGAGGAACCCAAGGATGGCGCCCGCGAGCGCCACCATCAGCAGGCACAGCAGCACGTCCCCGCGCATCAGCGCGAGCAGGAAGTGGGTGCCCACGCCGAAGAACGCGACGCCGCCCGCCAGCCCGTCCAGCCCGTCGATGAGGTTGAGCGCGTTGATGACGCCCACCACCCACAGCACCGTCAGCGGCAGGCTCAAGAGCCCCAGCGTCAGCTCCGCGCCGAAGGGGTTGGCCAGCACCTCGATGCGGAAGCCCAGCGCGTACAGGCCCAGCGCCACCGCGAACTGCACGGAGAACTTCAGCTTCGCGCCCGCGCCCTTGAGGTCGTCGTAGAAGCCCAGCCCCGCGATGATGGCGCCGCCCACGAAGAGGCCGACGATGAGCTCCGTCTGCGCGAGGAACTGGTCCCCCACGCCCGAGTCCACGAGGAACAGCGCGCACAGCGGCGCGAAGAAGCCGCCCACGATGCCGATGCCGCCCAGCCGTGGGATGGGCCGCACGTGCACCTTGCGGCTGGAGTTCGCCTGGTCCAACCAGCCCCAGGCCAGTGCCCGCTCGCGCACGCGCCACGTGAGCACCAGCGCCACGAGCAGCGATACGAGGAAGGCGACGAAGAAGGTGATCATGCGAGAGGAGCTTCCACCGCGCATCGTGACGGCCACCGGAGCAGCGCGTCAACGTCCCGGCGTCACAAGGAGGGAACGACGCGCCTGCCTACTTGCCGTCGGAATCCCTGTCACGCAGGACTTCTTCGTAAAGCGCAAGGGTGCGGGCGGCGATGTCGGGCCAGGTGAGTCCCTGGACCTGGGCCTGGGCCGCGCGGCGCAGGGCATACCGCCGGGGTGCATCCGCCGCCAGCTCGCGCACCGCGGCCACCAGCGCGTCCACGTCTCCAATGGGGAAGAGCAGCCCCGTGCGGCCGGGGTGCACGACGGAGGGCGCCACGCCCACGGGGGTGGAGACGGGCACGAGCCCGGAGGCCATGGCCTCCACCAGCGCCATGCCGTAGCCCTCCGTGCGACTGGCGAAGAGCAGCACCTCCTCCCGCGCGAGCAGGCCGGGCAGCGTCGCGTTCGCGTAGCGCGGGACCACGTGGAGCTGGGGCTGGAGGGACGCGGGGAAGGCGGCGCGGACTTCGGGCTCGGGGGTGCCGGTGCCGTAGAGGGTCAGGGTGAAGGAGAGCCCCTGGGCTTGCAGCCGGGTCACGGCGGCGATGACTTCATCGACGCCCTTGGTCTGGAGGAAGGAGCCCACCATCGCGAGGCGTAAGGGGCCTTCCTCCAGCGGCGCCGGGAGAGCCAGCCCCTGGAAGGCCGCGTCGAGTCCGTGGCCGATGACGCTCAGCTTGCTGGCGGGGACGCCCAGCTGTTCGCGCGCGAACACGGCGTCGCCTTCGTTGAGGAGGATGGAGTGGTCCGCCAAGCGCAGCGTCCGCTCCACCTCCCAGAGGCGGAAGCCGCCGTGGTACAGCGGGTACTTCCAGCTCAGGCGCAGCCGGCCCTCGCGCACGTCGGCGCGGATCCGCCGGGAGAGGGAGTGCTCCAGGCCATGGCTGCGCGTCAACAGCGCGTGACGGCGGGCGGCGCCGGGACGGCCCGCTTGAGCCCAGGGCCATGCGTCCCCGGTGGTGACGTCGAGCACGTCATAGCGGCGCGCCACGCGGGCCAGGTGCGCGGAGAGGACCCACGGGAAGCGCAGGTTGTGGAGCGCGGTGAAGTGCTCCACGCCGGGGAAGGCCTCCCCGTAGCTGTAGAAGTCCACGGTGCAGCCCCGGGCCTGGAGCGCTCGGCCCAGCGCGAGCGTCACGCCGGGAGCGCCCAGGTCCTGGGACAGCGGGTGGTGGATGGCCAGGAGCACGCGCATGCGCGCGCTTCATAGCTCACATCTGCGGGCCCGCGAGCAACGCCGCCCCGATGGCGCCAGACAGGTCGCCCAGCTCCGCGACGTGCATCGCGGGCTTGCGCTCCGTCATGAACAAGTGCGGGTGCATGGCGTCCTCAATGTCGCTCA comes from Corallococcus macrosporus and encodes:
- a CDS encoding MraY family glycosyltransferase — encoded protein: MITFFVAFLVSLLVALVLTWRVRERALAWGWLDQANSSRKVHVRPIPRLGGIGIVGGFFAPLCALFLVDSGVGDQFLAQTELIVGLFVGGAIIAGLGFYDDLKGAGAKLKFSVQFAVALGLYALGFRIEVLANPFGAELTLGLLSLPLTVLWVVGVINALNLIDGLDGLAGGVAFFGVGTHFLLALMRGDVLLCLLMVALAGAILGFLVFNFNPASIFMGDTGSMFLGFVLAAVSIKTSSKSGTAVALLVPVMALGLPIMDTLLAMVRRSLLGRPLFSADKEHIHHRLMSRFLLSHRTTVLVLYALCTLFMLTALGLHFANSTQSALLLSGVGVVIMVLMRKLGYLDVRHMGAVQQTRQRNQELRSLVRSVTAAVRAAGSFQAVWNAVRPLSQGLSLSVLELRLRRPHDDVGGGVVFESQQDAGTETSLEVRLDVKEAEDLFGALRLVWRDGRAAIDRDEELALEVVADAVAERVGQLVALEAAAPERIIAMRR
- a CDS encoding glycosyltransferase family 4 protein is translated as MRVLLAIHHPLSQDLGAPGVTLALGRALQARGCTVDFYSYGEAFPGVEHFTALHNLRFPWVLSAHLARVARRYDVLDVTTGDAWPWAQAGRPGAARRHALLTRSHGLEHSLSRRIRADVREGRLRLSWKYPLYHGGFRLWEVERTLRLADHSILLNEGDAVFAREQLGVPASKLSVIGHGLDAAFQGLALPAPLEEGPLRLAMVGSFLQTKGVDEVIAAVTRLQAQGLSFTLTLYGTGTPEPEVRAAFPASLQPQLHVVPRYANATLPGLLAREEVLLFASRTEGYGMALVEAMASGLVPVSTPVGVAPSVVHPGRTGLLFPIGDVDALVAAVRELAADAPRRYALRRAAQAQVQGLTWPDIAARTLALYEEVLRDRDSDGK
- a CDS encoding acyltransferase family protein; the protein is MKQQSGGSLDALTGLRFLAALHVVLFHFGTPCLQGVAPEWMVQVVASGYASVGVFFLLSGFVLAYNYVDTAGGMQTAPRAFWSARVARVYPVFLLMFLLSAVSTAQGSLAANSLPVAAAKLGTAGLTTLMLLQSWVPKLALYWNPPSWSVSVEAFFYAVFPALAGRLERFRGARMAAALVGVWMLGLLPPVLYLVLRPDGPGTLDVAFGGLWLAVVKFNPLVRLPEFLLGVLLGLVFVRERAAATAPRRSGAVMALAGAALLVAGFSQGASIPYPLMHNALLAPASALLVYGLARGGGPLGQLLARPWLVHLGGASYALYLLQYPVSEGVHWMERFVDLSSPTRFLAALLVLLVPASVAVHRWVETPWRSRVKRGLQPWVDGTSAQAAPARVAPGA
- a CDS encoding UDP-glucose dehydrogenase family protein produces the protein MRIAIIGSGYVGLVAGTCFADSGNDVACVDIDERKIRMLQDGQVPIYEPGLEELIKKNVKEQRLTFTTNLAEGVANAQAVFIAVGTPEGESGEADLQYVLAAAQAVGRAMKQYTVVVDKSTVPVGTADKVRDAIAKVTNVEFDVVSNPEFLKEGAALDDFFKPDRVVIGADTERARKIMGELYAPFVRTENPILFMDTRSAELTKYAANAMLATRISFMNDISALCEKVGADVDFVRKGLGADKRIGYPFLFPGVGYGGSCFPKDVKALVTTAREYGLELDLLRAVERTNERQKKLLVNKAVKHYGSLEGKKFGVWGLAFKPKTDDMREAPSIEVIEGLIGKGATVIAHDPVAAHASKRVFGDRIRYAELPYDALEGVDGLFVVTEWNEFRHPDFDRMKKLMKTPVVFDGRNIFQPARMRELGFTYFGIGRK
- a CDS encoding nucleotidyltransferase domain-containing protein codes for the protein MAPSLLDTFRVLSSFEPPRGKLRGAPWEAYVDWAISQGLAPLAAYNLEYRMGGGEAPEWARDRLMSIYTGSVNDNVMKLVHFKRIVDQLEGRKLLLLGGAAFAEALYPHVGFRPVLDIQVLVRRMDVDGFAGYLSNHEFVPEADTGNTGAARIVSDGRTPIHLYADVLGADRREQLAGIFERARPMKVYGQSVFRPELEDALLLTALDHAHHGYDVPWLSFVDLRELVTGATWMGGVYSRPMDVPALLARAEAFGLERALYTSLAIVARLFPDAEAQATAAFPPLRRATRELLDRGVVGPVSTPGRSSALRGVDRLRRLLTGR
- a CDS encoding nucleotidyltransferase domain-containing protein, giving the protein MTSAPALLTLLQAWPEAPSVPAPSDAGDCDALVKAAVRHGLAGFVEHALAKAGWTLTPDAAALLSREARMSAARGMRVRSLLSRSLAALAGLGVTPVLLKGYGLARRLYPEPLHRATNDVDLLVPRARMLCAVHALEGMGLTTQAGDVDRDDAHHVELTGPDGMVELHYRALAGYGQALEGDALVARAEDATLDGHPVRYLCAEDEAVYLSLHASNHLLQRLAWLFDLKLLARAHPRLDWDRVVTRARQTGLPYLVWYAWDAAHRLLDAPVPAWVLKALAPPRWQRALALRLFSGPRLVGAELAKNKPAWVAAKLALAPRARPMVRYALRRLRGLRPPVGTGAEPGAPRPVRSPAGRR